A DNA window from Moorella thermoacetica contains the following coding sequences:
- a CDS encoding metal ABC transporter permease: MLGAIIFSLAGAAAIGPLADRGEFNLDTPIGIIFSITMGLAFLFMGLLPGPKTQALELLWGSILTVTTADLWLLAVVTIIVTGLVVMFFKEIQAVIFHREMARAVGIPADAIFYSILFLTGATVTASLRSIGGLLIFNLILNPAAAAYQLTYSLKYMFFLAALFGVLSCWAGLGVSYILDVPSGAAIVLTSAVIFVLATIFSPKRKVKQWQENE; encoded by the coding sequence TTGCTGGGAGCCATAATCTTCAGCCTGGCCGGTGCGGCTGCCATCGGGCCCCTGGCCGACCGGGGCGAATTTAACCTCGATACGCCCATCGGCATCATATTTTCCATAACTATGGGCCTGGCTTTCCTTTTTATGGGCCTATTGCCCGGTCCCAAAACCCAGGCCTTAGAACTCCTGTGGGGCAGTATCCTGACGGTCACGACAGCGGATCTCTGGCTCCTGGCCGTCGTGACGATCATAGTTACCGGGCTGGTCGTCATGTTTTTTAAAGAGATCCAGGCGGTTATTTTTCACCGGGAAATGGCCCGGGCGGTAGGCATACCTGCCGACGCCATCTTTTACAGTATCCTTTTTCTTACCGGAGCAACGGTAACCGCTTCCCTGCGCAGCATTGGCGGCCTGTTAATTTTTAATCTGATTTTAAATCCGGCAGCCGCTGCTTACCAGCTTACCTATAGCTTGAAATACATGTTTTTCCTGGCGGCGCTTTTTGGTGTCCTTTCCTGCTGGGCGGGGCTTGGTGTTTCTTATATCCTGGATGTTCCCAGCGGGGCGGCGATAGTCCTTACTTCGGCCGTTATCTTTGTCCTGGCAACAATTTTCTCCCCGAAACGCAAGGTAAAACAGTGGCAAGAAAATGAGTGA